The sequence GTCTTGATGACTCGCTACAGGGGAGGTGGAGTAAGCATCAAATCTCTGAATACAAATGGACGCAAGGCTACCCTGAAGTGTAAATGTGGTTACGAGAAGACCATTCGTAATCCCTTTGGCGGAAGGATGAGCCGCGATGAGGTTGCCCGACAGCGATTGCGATCTGTGGCAAGACAGGCAAAACACGAAAGAAAAAATAGGGAGTAGAGATGAAGGGATTAACTAGAGGCCTGGCTGTAGCACTGGAGGCAGTAGGAATCTGTGCGGTCCTCATCGGGATCGGGATTGAGGTGTACTACGAAGCCGACTGGGGCTTTGTATGCATTACGGGGGGAGCTGTAGTCGTAAGCACCGGCTCTCTCATTTTCGCAAAGCTGCTCAAAGGGAGAGGTTGACGCTGTTTACCTCACTCTCTTTTTCCGGCGCTGGCCGTTGAGCCGGTAATACCTGTTGCGACCCGAGAATGCACCCCAGGCGACTTCGTGGCCATCGACTTTTTCGAAGTGTATCCAGGCCTCAATGCACAAGTCGCAAAGCTCTTTACCGCGGTAAAGGATGACCTCTTCCAGGAAGTGGTTAGGGCCGCAGTAGATAGTGCAACACCGGCACTGCAGGTGCTCGGAATAAAGGACTCCGCAGATCCTGCAAACCGGGCCACTGGTATAGTCACTAAACTGTGTCAAGACTCAGCCTGCTTCTTCTCCGGGGCCTTCTTCCTGAACCAGTACTGGACCACGAGGGCATTCCAGCCAATGAGTGCCCCCAGGAAGACACTTGTACCGGAGGCCTCCAGTACCCCTACGCCTGAGGGCTCGGCGAGGGCACTCCTAACTATCAGGACCGTGAATACCGCCCAGCCAAGAGTGACCAGGAGCAACAGGATGGTATAAATCCACTTCATTTTCATATCTGAGTTCATTTTGAATCCTTTGTCAAGAGTTTATCGCCTCCTGAGATGGTATTCTTCCAGTCATATTTGATTCCCTTATTGCCGTACATCGGGCGGAGTTGCCGTAGGTCAACCCCGCCCGACGCTATACCTACGGGGCTTTGACTACAATTCTTCTGGAGCCGGTTCACTCGGAGTGGTTACCGAGCCCTGCGCTCCTGCCCCTGTGGTATCACCTGTGGTATCAGAGGGATACTGTAGTGATTTGAATGCGTTGCCAATTTCCTGCGTCTTGGCCGTCAGATATTTGTCGTAGTGGTCCTCACAGACCGGGATATTGTCAGCTCCCACACCGCACAATTCGTCTTTACCGCACTAATGGC is a genomic window of Dehalococcoidales bacterium containing:
- a CDS encoding histidine kinase: MKGLTRGLAVALEAVGICAVLIGIGIEVYYEADWGFVCITGGAVVVSTGSLIFAKLLKGRG